The segment CGGATCGGCGGCTGCGTGCGGGGAGCTCCGCGGGGAGCGCAGCCCGGAATGAAACCAGCTGGAGCATCGGGAGAGGGGATCTGTTCGCTTGGAAAAGTCTTTCAGGTAAAACGCGAGACCGGCCGCATCTGGactgggctggggagagggtGCTGGGCTCTCCGCCGGCGTGCTCGGTGTCTCTGATTTGGTTCTGTTCTTAAAGGAATCGATCGGGAGATGCCGGTGAGAGAAGTTGCTGAAAGGCAGGCTGGAATGGCCAGGAGCTGCGCGCCGCCGGCCCCGTCACACACCGGAGCAGCTGAACTTTGTGGGGTCTgaacatttttctcctctgcgAACGCTCTGGGCAGCGCTGACGGGAGAGCCAGGACGGCACCGCACACCTTGAGCCCGACCGAGCCTGGGGTAGTGCCAAGGGGGGATTTCTGTCTCACCGAGGATCATcgcctctgaaaaaaaaaaaaaaaaaaaaaataaaaaagctggagaagggcaatttatctttcttttccagatgaCTGAAAATATCTACAGGATCCTGTCTCTCCGGTTTTCATCGGTGAGTAGCATAAGGGACAGGCAACTGAGGAACAAAAATGATATCAGTCAAAATCATTCCAGCACCTACTTTTTCCTAAGGAACTTCATGGCCATAGGGGTTTTCTGTGGGCATTTTCAGGAGTGAGACCGAGGTACCACAGATGCGTCCCTACCGGATCATGTAAGAATTTGCAAATGAGAAACGTACCCCATCCAGACCTTCTCTGCCCGCTTTGCAGTACATGGTTTGGTGTAAGCACAGCAATTCTCacctctttctctcccttttaaGTCTCTTGAGCTTGGAGACCTCTTTCCTCATTGCAATTATGATTATTTGCAACATCAGTGCCATCAAAGATTGGAGCACTTTCCtttcccaaatcctccccagcGTTAACAAGACTCTGAACTTGGTACAGCAAGTGGAAGCCACCACCAGCTCGGTGGTAAGCGTCCTCCAGGACCCCGAACAGGACAACTACCTGTCCAACAGCCAGTCCATGAACTCCAGCAACTTCACAGCTGGCCTGGACCATTTGTTCCAGTACTCATACTCGGACAATGACCAGCTCTACAAGGAGTACAAACCCCCTCCTCGAGATGCCATTCCTCTGCCCAAGGCTGTCCTCTACCTTCTCATGGCAGCCctggtggtggtggcagtggcGTACGCCATCGTCGGGCATCTCATCAAGGACCTCATTTACGACTTTGTAGGTGAGTGTGGGCTTCATGCATTGTGTGCTTGTGGCCAAAAAGAACCTGGTGCCAAGCCTGGACGTGCTGCCTTGCGTCTCTCCTTTCATTTGGGTGGGTTTTATACCAAGCTTTGACCCTTTCACATTTGCAAGAGTGTTAGTTTATTTAATGTGCTGGGATCTCCAAATTGAGTTCTGTGTTGACCATCTTCCCAGAGAAAATCCTTGGGTTTAGCCCCCTTCCTCAAGGAGCAGATCTTGTGCCTGTGTGCATGTGCATAAATGTGTGTGCGTGAGTCTGTGTTGCCAAATGACTGTAAAATCCCTTGGCTAGTTTCAACTGAGCTTGGATTAGAGGTCTCCAATATGAAAAGTTTCATGGCAACAGATACCTGAGCACAGGATAACAACCCACTAGTGCATAGTGAAAGAAAATCTGCCATATGAGCTTAACCCCTTATTAGACACCAGGGAGTGTACAAACTCCTAGGAAACACAGCTCAGCAGTCTGGTTGCCTTAGAACAGCCATCACAGCCCCTGCAACAAATCCACGCAATGACAGCCCAAAGAGGGTGCATTTATTTGAGATTTGACGTTCTCTTCTTTTCATCCTGTTGCTGGTGAACGCTGTCCCTCGCCATCAGGGCTGAGGGCACAAacactgctggctgctgtggtCAGGCAGAGGTGCTTGGCTGCTTATGACAAGCTTTCAATGATACCCATGCTCTTTGCCCTATAATTTGTAAGGTTGGTCATGCTGGAGAGTGCAAATGTGCCCAATTCTCATTTGAATCCCCAGTACTTTTGGCCCCTACACCCTGACAGCCATTGTGTCCTTTTGGGGCTCAGGGCCTTCAGTTTCCCAGCTTGGATAGGGAGCCAGAAGGGATCCCCAGAGGGATTTAAGCTCCTGGTTCCTGCAGATGTACACACCCCCCAAAAGCTCTGGGAACAATGCCTTGCACAGGGAAGCGAGGCTGAAATCCCTTGGCACAGCCTTGCTCTGAGCCTGACCCCCAGTCAGGGTTGAAGCCCTGCAGGCTCCATCTCTGCAGGGGGAGGGAGATCACACTCATCTGGAACAAAATCCACGTGTTCATTCATGATTCCGCTTtatctccctgctcctgggacaCAGGAGAAACACAGCAGCCAAAACTCCAGCCAGTGCCTGTGGGTGAGCAGCACCCCTGCCTTGCTGAGGGGAGGGCAAGCCAAGTCCTTTGGGCAGAGGGTCATGACTGAGCAAGGGCCAGCAGATCCAGGACACAGGGATTTAGATGGAGGGTTATTTGGGACAAGAAAGGTCAAAcctcctggcagggagcagtACTTGAAGTCTCACATGAGGCTGAGGCTAGAAaacagcagggagctgctgctggggagcttTTCTTCGCTACAGATGGAAGAAAACAGATATATGTCTTAAAGTGTTAAATTTAACACTTAATCAGGAGCTTGCTGGGGCTATGCTCCCTGATTTAGTGCTGCCTTCCTCACAAAGGTAGGCAGTGGGGATAGCACCTAAAAATATACCCACTCCTGCCTCAAGAAGCTCCAAGGACCAGGTCAAGCCAGGTTAGAAACTCCCCCAAGGCAGGGGCCAGTACAGTTGTAGTGCCCCCACAGAACAGACACCCCTGTCCCTATTGCTGTGTCCCCTGATGCAGGAGAGCACAGCTGTGGGTGCTCAAACCACCCCTTGAGTGGGTACTGCAAAGCAGGGCAAGATCCACAGGAATGCCACGTCCTTCCAGGCAcggagcagggctgcagctgcagtcATGGGGTACCTGGGCCCCAGATGTGCTGCTTCCAACTCGGCACCAATGTTCCCTGGTGACCTTTAACCTGAGCCTCTGCGTGGGATGAGGCCAGCAGGGTGCCCCTTCTCTTGCAAAGCCCTTTGCAAAGGGACTTCCACAGCCTTTCGCAGGACCACGGCCATCCCACGGGCTGGAcaagcacaggcacagcactgGGGTCTGCCCGTTTGCTGCCACATGGGAAGAAGCCTTTTCCCAGTTTAACACTCTTTGCTGAGGGCAAAGcatcctccctgccctgggtggAGGTAATATCTCTCCAAGTTAGGGTCAGAAATCCAGATGTGAGCTGCTTCCCCCTCCAGGCAGAGAGGAGAAGGCATTTGCCAAACTCCAGCAGCACCCCTCAGTGCCGAaggctgcctccagctcatccTAGTTAGCACTCCAGGCCCATCTTCCCACAGTTCATACACTTCAAATGAGCCAGTCCTCAGAGGAGAGCAGACAAAACCATGTTTGTTAACACTGCCAAGGAACAGCCTTTAAAGAGAAAAGGTTTAATTTGAATGAGTTTGCATGAAATTACTTTAGGGACTGGACAGAGAGACCAAGGCACAGTAAATAAGAATCTGCTCCATTAGCTGCCTTAACACAATGCCTGGGTTTATATACTCAGCAGCAGCTCTAGCCTCTGCTATCAGCATTTCTGCACTAATCATGTTCAGAAATAGACAGGGAGAGATGGAAATAAGATGCCAAAGGGCTGGAGCCTGTTTCAGGGAGATTAAAGTGGGAATAGTTAATCGCTGCTTTAAACAGTCACTTGGAGGCATCAGGGATGATTATGACTCCTCAATAACAGCTTGTCAGACACAGCTTGGGGAGTCAAAGCATCAGGCAGCCTCCTGCACCCACAGAACAATGAGAAGCAGGTGCTGGGCTCAGTTTTGGATGGTGAAGGGGTTCTCGGGATGCTGCCAAGGTTTTCTCCCTGGGAAATCTGAATGGGTATTTGAGACACTGACACCTCTCTTGCAGATGCTTCTTAAAAAATCAGAGCTTGCCCAGGCATCCCCAGGGGACATGAACACTGCTGTGATGCCCAGCAGGCTGGGGAGGAGTGGAAAATGGGAGGCTGCAttggagaaggaggaaagatGCATTGTTGGAGAGTAGGAAGGCAGAGCATCTAGATATGGATAAGAGGGCTCTGAAAGAGCTCCTCTTCAGCTCTTCCTGGAGAGACCTGGCCAAGGAGAGCCCCAAACACCTTAATTTCTATCCAGTCCCTCCTGCTTGCTCTGAGCTGACCAAGTCTCATGTTTGGCTTTCCCAAAACTCATCAGATGTCTCTGCTTGGGGTTGGACACGAGCTCTCAGaggagggtgggagggaggCTCCTGCGTGagcacagctcagagcccaCCACCAGTTAAGGCAAATTGGGTCGAAGCGTTTGGAAAGCTTGGAAAGCTGCTTAACTCTGAAGCGCTGGAGAGCTGCCAGAGCCGGCGCTGCGGAGAGGAGCTGGCTTGGCAAATGACAAGCCTGTCACCGACGTACGAGGCACCTAATTACTGCAATCCTGGGGAtcagccctccctccctcctccgTCCCCGGCAGCTCGCCGAATATCGCTCatatttaacattaaaaaaaaaaaagagagagaggaaacggggggaaaaataaaaataaaaagtttgaCTGGAAACAAAGCTGTTGCCATGGAGATTGCACGCGTGTGCTCGCCGGGAAAGGGGAAAGCATCTCgctcctgcccagggagcagCCGGGAAGGGTCTGATGGTCTGTGTGGGAGTAAGGCCTTGCAGGGACACCTTGGCTGCTGGCACCTGCTTCAGCCAAGGtctcctcctggctgctgaTCTCCAGAGGAGACCTTGAGGGAAACTTTTCCCTCGGGAATGGGCCCAAGGCAGATTCCCAGCTGGGGCAAGGCAGGGCAAGTTGATTGGCACTGGCAGGACCGTGCTGGTCGATGGCTTTGGGACTGCTCAAAACCTTATGCCATCCTTGGAGCAGggtctttcttttctttgcccTTTTGACCCATCAGCcatgattttgtttttcagcctTATCTCCAACCTTCACATTCCAGGCTTCTTTAGGAAACAATCTCCTTGAACAAATAAACTGTGCATGAATGTAGCATTGCTGAAAATAGCTGCTGGGTGATCCTGCAGGGACACGGGATCCACTTTTAATTGCTCCACACAGAagcacagagctctgaggaTAATTCAGCCCACAGCAGGGATTGCAGGCAGCATCTTAGGTCCATCAGACAGGACTTATACCTCTTCTTTTCAAGCTCTGTTTTGAGGATAATTCCTTTGCCTCCCAAAGTTGTGGGAAGAAACCACGTCAGATTCCCTTCTGCTTTTCTATCTTGGTCCCAACCCACTTCTCACAGTGATCCCCTGCCTGTTTCCCTTCTGGTGCATGGGGGTGCATCAGGAGTTCCTGAGGTGTTGTTTAGGGAAGCAGTGGCTGCTGAAGGATAATTCACCACTCCCCCTCACAGGCTGGGGCTGTTGGCCTGACAGGGAGCCACAGTGGTCTGGCCCTGCAAAAAGGGCCACCCAGGACAGCTGCATTTGAGGCCAAACCTTTGGAGTtcagagctggaggagaggaATGTCCAGCACACACTGCCAGGCATTGATCAAGGCCTCAGGGATGCACCATCCCACAGCAGCCTTCCCATTCCTGCCATCATGTGGTCCAGGGATGGGCTGTGTCAGGTCCTGGGGGCAAAGGCTGTGTTTGTCTGCTGCCCTGCAAGCACTGGTGTCCCTTGAGCTGAGACCAAGCAGGGCTCCTCACTCTCTGCTCACCTTCACTCTGCCTCTAGAAGATATGGATAGCAAATATCCACCCCCAGGACCATTCCTGCCTCCCACCTATCCCACCTGAGTCACCACCTCTCAGAGACCCATTCTCTGGAGATGTAATGCTGCCTGATGGATGGGACAGGGATCAA is part of the Taeniopygia guttata chromosome 8, bTaeGut7.mat, whole genome shotgun sequence genome and harbors:
- the LOC100229855 gene encoding uncharacterized protein; its protein translation is MVWCKHSNSHLFLSLLSLLSLETSFLIAIMIICNISAIKDWSTFLSQILPSVNKTLNLVQQVEATTSSVVSVLQDPEQDNYLSNSQSMNSSNFTAGLDHLFQYSYSDNDQLYKEYKPPPRDAIPLPKAVLYLLMAALVVVAVAYAIVGHLIKDLIYDFVDWIFGPNPDDNSNKSDINCISNSVNEMSEMPEAPRHRERQPQDVVIAISETCHLPQQT